One Chondrinema litorale genomic window, AGTTTAGGTACAACAGTATTAGTAGTTTGGTAAACGATATGTTGGTACCAGAAGCTAAGAAGAAAGATAAAATGATTACTGCGGCGGTTTTCCCTAACTGGCAAAATGTAAGGCAGCAATGGTATAAGTGGAAACTCGATGCATTTTTACCAATGCTTTATCATAGTTTCTACAACGAAGATTTAAATTGGCTTAAAAAGAGTACTAAAGAAAGGAAAAAGGACTTGATTTACGATCAGCCGATATACTCCGGATTATATGTGCCATCGCTAAAAGAAGAAGAGTTTGCCGAAGCTTATAAAATGTCTATGAAAGGTGGTGCAAGTGGCATTTCCTTATTCGATTTAGGTAGTGTGAAAGACGAATATTGGCCAATTTTAAAAGATATACTTACTTAAATTTACATTTTATTAGTACCGTTTATTGAAAAAACAGGAAATTAAGGGTTTTATGCCTTTGATTTCCTGTTTTTATTTATTTAATTAAATGTTATCGAATTAAAGATTTAATATTTCTTTTTATCAATTTTATGTTAAATTCAATCGAATAAATACCGAATTTTACTTTAATGCTAATCCAATATGAGCTTCGGGTATACTGAAATGAATGCAGATTCTCCAGTTATAGACATTCAGGTAACTGAAAAGTGCTGTTGGGAAGGGTGGGAAGAAATAGTTGAAAAGATTAATGTTTTTTCTTCTGCTATAAAGAAAGAGAAAACAATTATATGTTTAGAGTGCTATCCTGGAACCTACGAATCTGTTAATCTCAATGCGCTTAAAAATGGATTAAACCCTAGTGCGATTTGTCTTACCAATGATCTTTTTAAAGATGAAAAAGAGATTAAAGAAATGGTAGACAAATACATTCCAGAAAAGGGTATTTTTGGTAAAGTTGCCAGCCTAAGTATTGAAGACTTCTTTCAGAATAAGAAGAAACAATCCATTCTAAATAATATTGGTCAGATAGATTCAGGCACAATTCTGATCTATGGAGTAGGGGCATCGCACATATTCGATCCAGATATTCTTATTTATGCGGATATGTCTTTGTATGAAATTCAGCAGAGATTTAGAAGAAAAGATATTGCAAATATTGGTCTCCGCAATCAAGAGGAAGCCTTTTCGAAACACTTTGCCAGAGGTTTTTTTATAGACTGGCAAATTGGAAATAACATCAAAAAAGAAGTATTAAAAAAAGCGGATTATATTCTAGATACCAATAATTGGCAAAGACCAAAAATGGTAGAAGGTTCTGTACTTCGCGAGGGACTTTCTGTAGCTGCACAAACGCCTTTTATACAAGCACCATTTTTTAACCCTCAGTTTTGGGACGAACCAGAACAGAAAAATCAAGAAGAAGATTTTTACTGGTATTACAGTTGTGTGCCAGAAGAAAATAGCCTTTTGTTCAAGTTTGGAAATGTATTGTTTGAGTCGCCAGTAGTAAATGTAATTTACCTATATCCTAAAAAAATACTGGGCAAAACAGTATATCATATTTTTGGTGCAGAACTACCACTAAGGATGAAGTTTGTTGATTCTGTGGATGAGAGTGATAATGAAGTCTTGCTACAGGTAGATCCTGATACAGAGCAGAAAAAAACAATTTTTGGTTTCGACTGTAAAGGGGAAGAAAGCTATTATGTAATGGCTGCCGAAGATGGTGCCAGTATGTTATTCGGACTTAAACAAGGTACGAGTAAAGCAGATATATTAAGAGTACTAGAAAAGAAAAAGCCAGAATTTGCAAAGGTGTTTAATAAAATTCCTGTAAAAGAACATCAGCATTTTACTGTACCTGCCGGAATGCCATATTGCACTGGCTTTAAAAGTATACTTTTAAAGATTGGCATTTTCACAGATTTTCTAAATTTTAAGCTTTGGCAGAAAAACACAAATTTAGTTTCAGTTCAAGAGCAGGCAATGCATAGAGGTTTTGCTTTAGATACCATCGCTTTTGATGAGGATATCTATAATACTGAAATACATGTGAATCAGTCAAGCAAAATTGCAGAAGGTGATGGATGGGTTGAAGAACAATTGGGTAAAACAGATCACAAGCTCATTAGACTTGTAAGACATACATTTACTGCTCCAGTTCTTCATAAAACAGATAGCAATATTCAGGTAATTAATTTAGTGAAAGGTAATAAAGTAAAAGTGGAGAGTCCTACTGGGGCTTTTCAGCCTTTTATGGTGTATTATTCACAAACTTTTATTGTTCCTGCTTCAGTGGATGAATTCCGCATTCTTCCTTTAAATCAGGAAAACGATGAGGAATTCATCACACTAAAGGTTTTTATCAGGAACTAATCTATTTATTCTTTAGCATCCAATTTCAATGAAGAAGGATTTCTAGACATTGAAAAAGGTGCATTTTCTGGTTTTGTACCTCTGCTCTTGTTAGGTTCAGCACTCATATCAAAAGTGATAGAACCACCTTTTAGCAAGTCGAAATGGTTAAAATAGTTTTGCTCATATTTCTTTCCATCTCTTTTAACTCCATCAACATATACATTTTCAGTACCGTTGTTATTAGCTGTAATATCCAGTTTTTTACCATTTGGCAAAGTTAATTCTACCTTGTCGAATAATGGGCTACCAATTACATACTCAGGAGTTCCCGGACATACAGGGTACATTCCCATAGCACTAAATACAAACCATGCAGAAGTTTGTCCGTTGTCTTCGTCACCGCAGTATCCATCAGGATTAGCAGTGTAAAGTTTGTTCATCACTTTTCTGCTGTAATACTGAGTTTTCCAAGGTTCACCACTGTAGTTGTATAGGTAAATCATATGCTGGATAGGTTGGTTACCATGCGCATATTGTCCCATATTCATAATCTGCATCTCTCTAATTTCGTGAATTACGAATCCATAGTAAGACTCATCAAAAACAGGAGGAAGGTTAAACACACTGTCAAGCATCTGGCTAAATTCTTTTCTACCACCCATTAGGTTTGCTAGTCCGTCTATATCATGAAAAACAGACCATGAGTAGTGCCAGCTATTACCTTCAGTAAATGCATCACCCCATTTAGTTGGGCTAAAAGGAGCTTGAAACTTACCATCCTTGTTTTTTCCACGCATTAGTTTGCTTTCAGGATCGTACAAGTTTTTGTAGTTCTGAGAGCGAGAAGCGAACAATTCAATTTCTTTTTTAGGTTTCTTTAATTCCTCAGCAAGTCTCATTATCGCAAAGTCAGCATAAGCATACTCTAAAGTACGAGCCGCATTTTCGTTGATATTTACATCATAAGGAACATAACCTAATTCATTATAATATTCAGCACCGAAACGACCTACAGAGCTTACTGGACCTTTACCTTTCGTGTTTTTTAGGATTGCTTCGTAAAGAGTTTCAATGTCGTAACCACGAATATTTTTAAGGTAAGAATCTGCAATTAATGAAGCAGAGTTTGAACCAATCATACAGTCTCTGTGACCAGGAGAAGCCCATTCTGGTAACCATCCACTTTCTTTGTAAGTGTTTACCAAGCCTTCCATAATGTG contains:
- a CDS encoding GH92 family glycosyl hydrolase: MYFLFNRRLTLSLAGILLSTVLLAQQKQTSLLEYVNPLMGTDSEFLLSNGNTYPAIATPWGMNFWAPQTGEMGNGWFYKYSDHQINGIKQTHQPSPWINDYAAFSVMPVTGGIKYKQKDRASWFSHKAEIVKPHYYQVYLSDYDVTVEVAPTERAANFQFTFPENDSSFVVLDAFNKGSMVKVIPEENKIIGYASNNHGGVPENFKNYFVAVFDKPFTMTYTWKDSVLSTNKESEAEHTGAVIGFKTKRGEKVTMKIASSFVSPEQAEINLNREIGNDSFETTLSKAKTAWETELNKIKVEGKNVKDLEIFYSCLYRVLLFPRKFYEFDANEKVIHYSPYNGKVLPGYMFTDNGFWDTFRAVFPFFTFMYPELNSHIMEGLVNTYKESGWLPEWASPGHRDCMIGSNSASLIADSYLKNIRGYDIETLYEAILKNTKGKGPVSSVGRFGAEYYNELGYVPYDVNINENAARTLEYAYADFAIMRLAEELKKPKKEIELFASRSQNYKNLYDPESKLMRGKNKDGKFQAPFSPTKWGDAFTEGNSWHYSWSVFHDIDGLANLMGGRKEFSQMLDSVFNLPPVFDESYYGFVIHEIREMQIMNMGQYAHGNQPIQHMIYLYNYSGEPWKTQYYSRKVMNKLYTANPDGYCGDEDNGQTSAWFVFSAMGMYPVCPGTPEYVIGSPLFDKVELTLPNGKKLDITANNNGTENVYVDGVKRDGKKYEQNYFNHFDLLKGGSITFDMSAEPNKSRGTKPENAPFSMSRNPSSLKLDAKE